The genomic segment AGGGCTCGGCGACCAGCCGCCGGACCGTCTCCCCCGCCCAGGCTCCGGCGGCGCCGGTCACTCCGGCCGCTCCGGAAGCTCCGGCACCGGCTTCCCCGGCCGGGGGCCGCCGGACGACGAGCGGGACCAGCTCCGCCGCGGTGGCCGCGTCGAGGATGTCCTGACGCGGTACGCCGTCGTGCTCGGCGAAGACGGTGCGCAGGCTCTCGTGCCGGGCGACCACGTCGGCCAGCGCGCCCCGCAGGGCCCCCGTGTCGAGCGGGCCGTCGAGCTCCAGGACGAGCGGGACGGTGTACGTGTCGCCGGGGCCCTCCGCCCGGTTGAGGAACCACAGGCGCTGCTGCGCGTAGGAGAGCGGCACCGCCTCGGGCCGCCGCTGCGGCGTGAGGGCGGGCCGGGCGGAACCGGCCGTGTCGAGGACGGCGGCGAGCGAGGCGACGGTGGGGTGGTCGAAGAGGGTACGCAGCCCGAGTTCGGCGCCCAGGGCGGCGCGCACCCGGCCGGTGAGGCGGGTGGCGAGCAGCGAATGACCGCCCAGGGAGAAGAAGTTGTCGTCGGCGCCGACGGCGGCGACGCCCAGGACGTCGGCGAACAGGCCGGCCAGCACCTCCTCGTACGCGGTGCGCGGGGCGCGCCCCGTGGTGGCCGCGGCGGGGGGTGCGGGCAGGGCGCGGCGGTCGACCTTGCCGTTGGGGTTCAGCGGAAGCGCGTCGAGCGTCACGAACACGGAGGGCACCATGTACGCGGGCAGGGCGCGGCCCACCCGGCGGGCGAGCGCGGTGTCGTCCGGGCGGGTGCCGGTGGCGGGCACGACGTAGGCGACGAGCCGGCGGTCGCCGGGTATGTCCTCGCGCACCAGGACGCTGACCGCCACCACACCCGGGTCGGCGAGCAGCGTGCCCTCGATCTCGGCGGGTTCGATGCGGTATCCGCGCAGCTTGACCTGCCCGTCCGCGCGTCCGACGTACTCGATCTCGCCGCGCGCGGTCCACCGGACGAGGTCCCCGGTGCGGTACATGCGGGCCCCGTGCGGACCGTGCGGGTCGGCGACGAACCGGCCGGCGGTCAGCGCGGGGCGGCCCCGGTAGCCGCGTGCCACGCCACGCCCCGACACGTACAGCTCCCCCACCACGCCGGGCGGCACCAGGGCGAGGTCGCCGTCGAGGACGTGGAGCCGCGTCCCGTCGAGCGGGCGGCCGATGGGCGGTACTCCGCCCGCGTCGGCGGCGACCCGGTGGCGGGCGGCGAAGGTGGTGGTCTCGGTGGGCCCGTACACGTGAAGGACCTGGGTGCGGGGTGCGGCGGCGGCCACCCGCCGCATGAGGTCCGGCGTGGCGGCCTCGCCGCCCGCGGCGACCAGCCGCAGCCCGGCGAAGGCCGCCGGGTCGGCCTCGGCCACCACGTTGAACAGGGCGGTGGTGAGGAAGAGCGCGGTGACTCCGTACCGGTCGACCAGCCCGGTGAGGACGGGCGCCTCCAGGACGCCCGGGGGTGCGACGACCACCCTCCCGCCGCGCAGGAGCGGAGCCCAGATCTCGAAGGTGGAGGCGTCGAAGACGTACGCCGAGTGCAGCAGCACCGCGTCGCACGCCCCGTCCCGCCAGGCGGAGTCGGCGGTCAGCGCGAGGACGTCCGCGTGGGTGACGCCGACGCCCTTGGGCAGGCCGGTGGAGCCGGAGGTGAACATCACATAGGCGAGCCGGTCGGCGTGCGTCACGTCCGGCAGCCGTCCGGGACGCGGCGGGGCGCCGCGCAGCACCCGGCCGAGGGCGTCGACGACGACGACCGGCAGGGCGGCCGCGGTCACCTTCACCCAGTTCTGCCCGGCGGCGGCCTCGTCGACCACCAGGGCACGGACCCCGGCGACGCCCGCGACGCGCCCGAGGCGCTCCTGGGGCCAGGTGGCGTCCATCGGTACGTACGCGGCGCCCGCGCCGACCACGCCGAGGGTCGCGGCCACCACCGCGGCGGAGCGGTCCACCAGGACACCGACCCCGTCCTCGGCGGCGAGCCCCCAGCCCGCCAGCGCTGCGGAGATCTCCGCCGCGTGGTGGGCCAGCTCCCGGTAGGTCTGCGTGACGGCACCGTCCACCACCGCGGGGGCGTCCGGGGTGCGGCGCACCTGCGCTTCGAAGGCCTGCTGGAGGCTCGTGGCCGGCTCCGGGACCTCCAGGTCGGCGCCCCGGCCATGGGCGAGGAGTTCGGCGGCGGCCTCGGAGTCGAGCAACGGCAGCTCGCGCAGGGGGGTTTCGTTGTCCGCGCCGGCGAGGGCCTTCAGGAAGGAGATGACGGCGCGCTGGCTCAGCCGCACGTCCTCGGGGCGGTAGAGCTCCGGGTTGGCGTCGAATCCGATCAACGGGCCTGTTCCCTCGGAGCGTTCGGAGACGAAGAGAGAGACGTCGTCGACCGGGCCGATGGAGAGCAGGCGGGATGTGGCGGGGCTGCCGCCGAAGTCGAGGTCGTAGGCGTAACCCATGATGTTGACGACCACGTCCGTCAGGCGTGCCGCGTCGTCGGCCATGTTCAGTTCGCGGGCGAGCTGTTCGCGGGAGAAGCGCCGATGGCGCAGGGCGCCGCGCATCTCGGCGGCGACGGCGCGGACGAGCGCGCCGACCGTCATGTCGGGGGTGATCTCCAGCCGCAGCGGCAGGATGTTGGCGGTCATGCCGACGATGTGCCGCAGCCCGCCGTGGCGGCCGTTGGAGGCGAGGCCGACGACGACGTCCCGGGTGCCGGTGACCCGGCCGACGTAGGCGGCGACCGCGCTCACCAGGACCGCGGACCAGGTGGTGCGGTTGGCGGCGGCGAGCCGGCGCAGGTCGTCGAGGACGGTGACGGGCAGGGTCTCCCCGGTGTGCAGGTTCACGCCGTCCGCTCCGGTGGGAGCGGCCGGGGCCGGGGCGTCGGTACGGCGGCGGATGAGCGGCGTACCGCCCCGTGCGCCCGTCCCGCCGTAAGAGCCCTCCGAACCGTCGGAACCGGTGGCGTCCGCCGCGCGGTCGGCGAACCTGGCGGTCCAGTGGGCCCGGTCGGCCTCGTACCGGTCGGAGCCGAGGTACGCGGCCTCGTCCGCGAGGAGATCGGTGAGCGGGGCGGGGGGCAGCTCGGCCTCGGCGATGTTCTCGCCGCGCAGGGCGCGTGCGTAGAGGTCGGCCACCATGCGGGCGAAGACGGCACCGCCGAGGCCGTCGACGACGATGTGGTGGAAGCGGATGTACCAGTAGTGCCGGCGGGGTCCGAGGCGCAGCAGCACCAGGCTGTGGCGCGGGGCGTCGACCCGGTCGACGGTGGCCATGTCGTCGGCCAGGTAGCGCTCGGCCGCGGCGGCGGGATCGTCGGTACCGGAGAGGTCGACGACGCGGAACCGGTCGGCGTCCGTCCGGGGAGGCGGCGTGACCCGCTGGCGTACGACACCGTCGTGGACGACGAACTCGACGTTGAGGCTGTCGCAGAGGGCGACCGCGCGGACGACGGCGGCGGCGAACGTCCCCGCGTCGAGATCGCCCCGGATCTCGAAGCACTCGGCGATGTTGAACTTCGGGCTCTCCGGTTCGACCGCTTGGCCGTACCACACACCCTGTTGAGCAACGGTCAGTTCGAAAAGCTCTGCGGGAAGCGAACGAGACGGGATGGAGTCGTTTTCATGCATGCCGGTCGACACCTTTGGGGAGAGATTTCGGGGACGACGGAGAAGGCGCGGAGGAAACCGCCGCACCGGTGTGCACATCGTCGGCAAAGAGGACCGCCGAAGCGGAAAGAAGAGTCGGCGCACCCCATGGAGAAAGGAATCACCGAGGTCTCGCGCCGGGCGCGTTCATCCGGCGCACACCCCGTGACCCCCTTCCACCGAAGCGGACCACGCGATGAATCGCCGACGTTCTCCGAGTGACTCGGAGAATCCGCACGGCGGCACAGGAATGACTTCAGCCGAGCACGGATCGGATACCGGCCACATCCGGACCGATTTCTTTCGGACAGGGCCGGCTGAGGCCACATGAGTCGCCATGCGGCCTCAACGGACCCCCACGGACCTCAAGTGACCTCATACGGTCCGAAGAAGGCAAGAATCGATCAGGATGATGGACCGGACCCTGCGCCGAAGCGCCATCCACCCCGACGGGGCGAGGGTCCGCCCCCGCGCACCGGCGACCGGACCAGAGGTGTCCCGTGATTCGTCGCCCACTCGCCGGGGAGTTCGCGGGTGCGGGTCGGCCCTACTCGGCCGCCGCCTCCATCGCCCTCACCAGGCCCGCGGGCCGCATGTCGGTCCAGGCGGCCTCGATCGCGTCCAGACACTCCTGACGCGACCCCTCCGGGCCGACGGCACGCCAGCCGCCCGGGATCTCCATCCGCGCGGGCCACAGCGAGTACTGACCCTCGTCGTTGACCAGCGCCACGAACCGTCCCGACTCGTCGTCGAAAGGATTGGTCACGGCCGTCCCCCACCTGTTCTCGCGCTTTCTGCGACATGTTCATCAGACATTCCCGGGCGCCTCACGTCGGACCGTTCCCGCCGCGGCACCGCCGGCCCCCGACCCTTTACCCGGCACTCCGGCCTCGGAGAGACCGGCGACGTATCGCACGCTCTTTCGATTGCCTTCACTGCCGGGAGAGGGTCACATCCCGACTTCACCCGTTCATGCCAATCACATTAGAGGATGCACGGCCGCCAAAGTCCCTATTCGCGCCATTGCCCCGCGCACCCCGAATCCGGCGACGCGACACATCGCGCCCTGGACATATGCCAAGTGATCACCTATGAAACTGTTCAGTCACCCCATGTCCCTCTTGGGTGGGTATCGCTGAATTTGGTCCCCGGCATTTCACGGAAGCGCCCGCGCGCGCCCGCAGACGTCACAGCACCGAATGATTCGATCGAGCTACCGTGCGCCGGGCACGCGCCCCGTCCGCCACACGATCGCCCGTGCCCTGAAAGCGAAAAGGCGTCCCCCGGGCCGTGTCCGATCCGACCATTCCCGTCGCGCGCCCGGCGCCCGGCACTGCACCTCGGACGAGGGCGACGAGGCAAGGAGGACAACGAGGACGGATCCCGTCCGGCGTCAGAGCGCGATCAGCCCCGCCGGGGTCACCCGGAAGCCGCAGACATCGACGTAGAACGTACGCAGATGCTCCTCGAAGTCGACGTGCAGCCAGGCGCATCCCGCCGCGCGGGCCTCCTCGACCGCGGCGGCGACCAGCGCCGCACCGACTCCGCGCGACCGGTGGTTCCTGGCCACCACCGTGTCCAGCAGGAAGGCGTGGACCCCGCCGTCCCAGAGCACGTTGACGAACCCGATCAGTGAGCCGTCCTCCCGCGCGCAGACCCAGCCCAGGCTGTGGCGCTCCAGGCGCGACCGCCGGTCGGTCCCGTCGGCCGGACCGCCGAACCCCTCGGCGTGCAGTGCGTCGAGGGCCGCGTTGCCGAAGTCGCCCCGCCACTCGTAGGTGATCGTCACACCCCGGATCGTAGGGGCGTCGGGGCGCGGCCCGGGATACGGGAGCCTCGGGGTGTGTCCCGTGACCACCGGGACGCGGCCGGGACGACTGGGCCGTGTGTCGAAAGTCCCGCCTGTCCGGCGACGCCCGGCACGCACTCCGGAGCGGACCGGGAACCGATCAGGCGTCCGGGGCAAACACGCCTCGGTTCTTGGGCGCACTCTTCAGGGCCCCGACGGCGTAGTGAAAGCGGGACTTGGCCGTGTCCGGGGAGCCAGTCGGGCGCACCGGGAGGTGGGTCCGGGGGACGCTTCCGCCTCGTCGGACGCGCCGTCCAAGCGGTTGTGGACGGTCTCGCCGGCCACCCCGGAAGGCTGCCGACGGCGCAGCCCTCGGGCCGCTGGTTCGTCCGGGACGCGGGCACCGGGCACCGGGTGCCCGGTTCCGCGACCGCGCTGCACGGGTCGAGCGGCGGCAACCCCTTTCCCGCCCAGGGAGTTGCTGAAGAGTCCCGGGCGTCCGAAAACGGGCGCGTGCGCCCGGAAGAGCCTGCGCCCCGGGCGCCGCCCGGGGCCGGCGGATCGCGGCCGGACACCACCCGGGCACCCGCCACATGTCCGGATGAACTGACCTGACAGCTGGTCAGGTCATCCGGACAGCGCCTCAGCCGGTCGAGCGGACGGCGCGCAGGATCAGGTCGGTCACGGGGCCGGGGTCGCTCACGGAGACCGCGTGCGGTGCGCTGACACTGACCGTGTGGGCGCCGGCCCGCTCGGCCATCCATTCCTCGGCGGCCGGCGGGATGTTCCGGTCCTCGGTGGCCACGAGGTACCAGCTGGGGATCTCCTTCCAGGCGGCCGCGGTGGCCTTGCCCTGGAGCGCGGCGAGGGCGATCGGGCGCTGGCCCACGGCCATCACCCGGGCGGTCGCGGCAGGCACTCCGGCCGCGAACTGCCCCTCGAAAAGGTGCTGTTCGATGATCAGCTCCTCGCCCTGACCGCCACCGGGAAGCGGGTAGGACTGGGTTCTGGTCGCCTCGCCCAGGGTGCTGCCGGGGAACTTCCCGGTGAGTTCCAGCGCGCTCTCGCCGATGTCGGGTACGAAGGCCGCGATGTAGACGAGGGCCTTGACCTGCGGGGCGCCGGAGGCGGCGATGCTGATGACGGAGCCGCCGTACGAGTGGCCCACGAGCACGACGGGGCCCGGGATGCTGTCCAGCACGCTGCGGATGTAGGCGGCGTCGCTCGCCAGTCCGCGCAGCGGCAGTGCGGGTGCCAGGGCGGGAAGGCCCTCCTGTTGGAGGCGTTCGATCACCGGACTCCAGCTGGAGGCGTCGGCGAAGGCGCCGTGGATCAGGACGACGGTGGGGCCGGCCGAGGGGGACATGGGAGAGCTCCTGGTGAACCGTGGTGCGGACAGGGGTGACCGCCCGACCGTGGTACGGCCGGGCGGTCAAGGAGAAGAGGAAGAGGAAGGGACGGGGCACCGGCGAAGGCCCCGTGGGAGGGACCGCTCGCCGGGGCCGCGTCAGGCGCGGACCAGCGGGGTGTCGACCAGGTGCTCGGCCAGGAACCACGCCTGCAGCTCCCCGGTCCGGATGACCTGCGAGACCAGCAGGTCGTTGGTGCCGTCGTCACCGAGTTCGATGGTCCGGGCCGCCGCGTCGTGGGCGTCCACGAGGATCGCCTCGTGCGCCTCCAGCAGCCGGGACAGCATCGCCGGCACCTCTTCGACCCCGTCCGGGGGCCGCGGGATCGAGGTGATCTCGGCGACGTGCCGGGGGTCTCCCACGGCGACCCCGCCCAGGGACTGGACGCGTTCGGCGATGGTGTCGACGAGTTCGAGCTGCTCACCCGCGTGCTTGTCCAGTACCAGGTGCAGTTGGTAGAAGGTCGCGCCGCGCATCAGCCAGTGGTGCTTCTTGTAGAGCCCGTAGAGGATCTGCGTGTCGGCCAGGACCTTGTTGAGCCGCTGGCACGAGTACATCCGCGCCTCGTAGGTGAGGCCGATCGGGAACTGCTTGACCGTGCCGAACTCCTGGATCACTTCGCCCTTCTGGTGCAGCCACGGCTGGCTGCTGCTCACGGACGGGGACGGGTTGGTCATGGGTTCCTCCTGCGGTGCCGTGCTGTGTGTCATGGGGTGGGTGTCGCGGGATGCGTGCCGTGCGGTGCTGTGCCGCGCTGCACGCGCCCCGGCGACGCTAGGCGCCTGATCCCGCGGCGCGAGTCCCGCAGCGCATGCGGTGATGCCCGTCAGCGCACAAGGCGTGACCAGGACGGAAACGGTGCGCTCTCGGAACGCATCGGGTGCACTGCCGGAACACGCGGGCGCACCGACTCCTTCTAATCTCCTGACGGAGCGTTCGGGAATCACCGTTTCCACGAAGACGTCGAACACGGCGAGAGGTTTCCCTCTTTCTCTCTCCACCGCCGTCACCCCGGCCGCACGCGACACGCAAGCCGGACAAGACCGAATGCGGCTCCGGCTGTCGCGCGCATTCCGGTGCGCATTCCCGCACGCACGGAAACAACACGGATCCCACTGCAGGAGGTTGTCGAAAGGTGTCCACGATGCCGGTCGGAGGGCTGGTCCCCAGCGCCACCGAAAACGCTGCGGACCTCATCGTCCGCAACGCGAAGATCCACACCGGCGACCCGGGTCGCCCGCAGGCCGGGGCCCTGGCGATCCGCGACGGCGTCATCACGGTCGTCGGCGACGACAACGACGTGGCGCCTTTCGTCGGCCCGGCCACGCGGGTGGTCGACGCGCTCGGCCGCCGGATGATCCCCGGCCTCAACGACTCCCACCTGCACGTGATCCGGGGCGGGCTCAACTATGTGCTGGAACTCCGCTGGGACGGTGTCCGTACCCTGCGCGAGGGCCTGGCGATGCTCCGGGAGCAGGCGGCCCGGACTCCGAAGGGCCAGTGGGTGCGGGTGGTCGGCGGCTGGTCGGCCGAGCAGTTCGCCGAGCGGCGGCTGCCGACCGTCGCGGAGCTGAACGCCGCCGCGCCGGACACCCCGGTGTTCGTGCTGCACCTGTACCAGTCGGCGGTGCTCAACCGGGCGGCGCTCAAGGCGGCCGGGCACACCAGGGACACCCCCGATCCGAAGGGCGGGCAGATCGTCCGCGGCCGGGACGGCGAGCCCACGGGCATGCTGCTGGCCGCGCCGAGCGCGCTGATCCTCTACTCGACGCTGGCCAAGGCGCCGGTGCTGGAGGGCGAGGACAAGAAGATCTCCACCCTTCACTTCCTGCGGGAGCTGAACAGGTTCGGCCTCACCTCGGCGATCGACGCCGCCGGCGGGTTCCAGAATTTCCCGGAGAACTACAGCACCGTCGCCGAACTGGCCGAGGAAGGCCGGTTGTCGCTGCGGATCGCCTATCACCTTTTCCCGCAGACCGCGGGCCAGGAAATCGCCGACCTCACGCGCTGGATCGGGATGACGCGTACCGAGGACGGGGACGAATGGCTGCGCCTCAACGGCGCGGGCGAGAATCTCACCTGGGCTGCGGCGGATTTCGAGAATTTCGCCCAGCCGCGTCCTGAGCATTCCCCGGACTACGAGGTCGAGTTCGAGAAGGCCGTGCGTCTCCTCATGGAGAACGGCTGGGGATTCCGGCTGCACGCCACGTACGACGAGACGATCCGCCGGGACCTCGCGGTGTTCGAGAAGCTTGCCGCCGAGGGCCTCTTCCCGGCAGGGAACCGGTGGCTCTTCGACCACGCGGAGACCGTCTCGACGGACAGCCTCGACCGGGTCGCCGCGCTGGGCGGCGCCATGTCCGTACAGAACCGGCTGTCGTTCCAGGGCGAGGCGTTCCTGCGCCGCTACGGTCCCGGCGTCGCCGCGGACGCCCCTCCGGTGCGGGCCATGCTGGAGCGTGGGCTGACCGTCGGTGCCGGTACCGACGCCACCCGGGTCTCCACGTACAACCCGTGGATCGCCCTGCACTGGCTGGTCACCGGCCGCACCGTCGGCGACCTGGTGCTGCGTCCGCCGCTGAACCGTGTCGACCGGGCGACGGCGCTGGCCATGTTCACCCGGGCGGGCGCGGAGCTGACGGGCGAGCAGGACGTCAAGGGCGTGCTGCGGCCGGGCTGCTTCGGTGACCTCGCGGTCCTCTCGGAGGACTACTTCGACGTGCCCGACCAGGACATCGCGCACATCGAGTCGCTGCTGACCGTCGTCGGCGGCCGGATCGTCTGGGCCACCGCCGAGTACGAGGGCCTGGACGAGGAGTTGCCGCCGGTCAGCCCGGAGTGGAGCCCGGTCACCCGGTTCGGCGGCTACCAGGCCGCGCCGCGCACGGGTCCGTCGGGCGCCCGCCAGGCCGAGCTGCTCGGTCAGGCCGTCGCCGAGTCCGAGCAGCACCGCCAGTGGCGCGCCCGGCGCGGTCTGGCTCCCGAGACGGACAGCCCGGTCTTCGACCCCTGCTTCTCACTCTGATCTCCCCCTGATCTCCCGGGAGGGGCCCGGTCACGAGCCGCCCCTCCCGGGGCACCACCGCACCACCCCGTTGCCGCGCCGGGCAGCCGTCCTTGCGCGTCCCACTCCTGGAAAGGTTCTCCCATGGCCGACATCTCCGAGGTCACCGCCGTCCCGAGCGACGCCCTGCTGACCCCCGACAACTGCGCGGTGCTCTTCGTGGACCACCAGCCGCAGATGTTCTTCGGTACGGGCAGCGGCGACCGCACCGCGATCATCAACGCGACCTTGGGCCTGGCGAAGGCCGCCAAGGTGTTCGACGTCCCCGTGGTGCTGAGCACGGTGGCCGCCGAGTCCTTCTCCGGCCCGCTCATGCCCCAGCTGGCCGGTGTCTTCCCGGAGCAGAAGATCATCGACCGCTCCACGATGAACGCGTGGGAGGACGTCGCGTTCGTGGAGGCCGTCAAGGCCACCGGCCGCAAGAAGCTCGTGATCGCCGGTCTGTGGACCGAGGTCTGCGTCGTCCTGCCCACGCTCTCCGCGCTCGCGC from the Streptomyces sp. NBC_01335 genome contains:
- a CDS encoding alpha/beta fold hydrolase; the protein is MSPSAGPTVVLIHGAFADASSWSPVIERLQQEGLPALAPALPLRGLASDAAYIRSVLDSIPGPVVLVGHSYGGSVISIAASGAPQVKALVYIAAFVPDIGESALELTGKFPGSTLGEATRTQSYPLPGGGQGEELIIEQHLFEGQFAAGVPAATARVMAVGQRPIALAALQGKATAAAWKEIPSWYLVATEDRNIPPAAEEWMAERAGAHTVSVSAPHAVSVSDPGPVTDLILRAVRSTG
- a CDS encoding GNAT family N-acetyltransferase, with the translated sequence MTITYEWRGDFGNAALDALHAEGFGGPADGTDRRSRLERHSLGWVCAREDGSLIGFVNVLWDGGVHAFLLDTVVARNHRSRGVGAALVAAAVEEARAAGCAWLHVDFEEHLRTFYVDVCGFRVTPAGLIAL
- a CDS encoding hydrolase, whose protein sequence is MADISEVTAVPSDALLTPDNCAVLFVDHQPQMFFGTGSGDRTAIINATLGLAKAAKVFDVPVVLSTVAAESFSGPLMPQLAGVFPEQKIIDRSTMNAWEDVAFVEAVKATGRKKLVIAGLWTEVCVVLPTLSALAQGYEVYVVADASGGVTPQAHEHAVQRMVQAGAVPVTWVQVLLELQRDWARTETYLPVMDVVKEHGGTYGLGVVYAQAVIGEHAAG
- a CDS encoding amidohydrolase, which encodes MPVGGLVPSATENAADLIVRNAKIHTGDPGRPQAGALAIRDGVITVVGDDNDVAPFVGPATRVVDALGRRMIPGLNDSHLHVIRGGLNYVLELRWDGVRTLREGLAMLREQAARTPKGQWVRVVGGWSAEQFAERRLPTVAELNAAAPDTPVFVLHLYQSAVLNRAALKAAGHTRDTPDPKGGQIVRGRDGEPTGMLLAAPSALILYSTLAKAPVLEGEDKKISTLHFLRELNRFGLTSAIDAAGGFQNFPENYSTVAELAEEGRLSLRIAYHLFPQTAGQEIADLTRWIGMTRTEDGDEWLRLNGAGENLTWAAADFENFAQPRPEHSPDYEVEFEKAVRLLMENGWGFRLHATYDETIRRDLAVFEKLAAEGLFPAGNRWLFDHAETVSTDSLDRVAALGGAMSVQNRLSFQGEAFLRRYGPGVAADAPPVRAMLERGLTVGAGTDATRVSTYNPWIALHWLVTGRTVGDLVLRPPLNRVDRATALAMFTRAGAELTGEQDVKGVLRPGCFGDLAVLSEDYFDVPDQDIAHIESLLTVVGGRIVWATAEYEGLDEELPPVSPEWSPVTRFGGYQAAPRTGPSGARQAELLGQAVAESEQHRQWRARRGLAPETDSPVFDPCFSL
- a CDS encoding Dps family protein; the protein is MTNPSPSVSSSQPWLHQKGEVIQEFGTVKQFPIGLTYEARMYSCQRLNKVLADTQILYGLYKKHHWLMRGATFYQLHLVLDKHAGEQLELVDTIAERVQSLGGVAVGDPRHVAEITSIPRPPDGVEEVPAMLSRLLEAHEAILVDAHDAAARTIELGDDGTNDLLVSQVIRTGELQAWFLAEHLVDTPLVRA
- a CDS encoding MbtH family protein — encoded protein: MTNPFDDESGRFVALVNDEGQYSLWPARMEIPGGWRAVGPEGSRQECLDAIEAAWTDMRPAGLVRAMEAAAE